In one Bacillus sp. PK3_68 genomic region, the following are encoded:
- a CDS encoding DUF1657 domain-containing protein, protein MTVASDVKICTAGLKQAEAVFSKLALLSSDPEAQRLFHESMLTMQEIIERMNKRIFELENEEPQYKGF, encoded by the coding sequence ATGACAGTAGCATCAGATGTGAAAATATGTACGGCCGGTTTAAAACAAGCAGAAGCCGTTTTTTCTAAGCTGGCCCTGTTGTCAAGTGATCCCGAAGCGCAACGGCTTTTTCATGAGAGTATGCTTACTATGCAGGAGATCATCGAGCGAATGAACAAGCGAATTTTTGAACTGGAAAATGAGGAACCGCAATATAAAGGGTTTTAG
- a CDS encoding DUF421 domain-containing protein, translating into MTQWLEVLIRSISFLTILFIITKVIGKRQIAQLSFFEYIAGITIGSIVAEASLARERSIIDALIAIAVWGIIPVLADYIAMKSKSARGVLEGHSTVFIKDGKILEDNLKKEKYTTDELLSLLRKKNIFSLEDVEYAVLEQDGNLNALLKKDKRPLTRSDLQMLSINEKEPYTVIMDGRVLVETLSKSGKTKEWLNQELEAAGVTLENVFLGQVNSYGELYIDLFDDQLQAPPPQERPLLLANLKKFAADMEAFALATDCQKTKKMYEKNAADIQRLIRQTKPYLSN; encoded by the coding sequence ATGACTCAGTGGCTAGAAGTCCTGATCCGGTCTATATCTTTTTTGACCATCTTATTTATCATTACAAAGGTAATTGGAAAAAGGCAAATTGCTCAGCTGTCCTTTTTTGAATATATTGCAGGCATCACAATTGGTAGCATTGTCGCTGAAGCTTCGCTAGCAAGAGAGCGGTCAATTATTGATGCTCTTATAGCAATTGCGGTATGGGGAATTATACCCGTTCTTGCTGACTATATTGCTATGAAGAGCAAATCAGCAAGAGGGGTGCTAGAAGGCCATAGCACAGTATTTATAAAAGATGGAAAAATTCTTGAGGATAATTTAAAGAAAGAAAAATATACAACAGACGAATTGCTTTCTTTATTGCGGAAAAAGAATATTTTCTCCTTAGAAGATGTGGAATATGCCGTGTTAGAGCAAGACGGAAATCTAAATGCTCTCTTGAAAAAAGATAAGCGTCCATTAACGAGAAGCGATTTACAAATGCTTTCAATCAATGAAAAAGAGCCCTATACCGTTATTATGGATGGGCGTGTATTAGTGGAGACACTTTCAAAAAGCGGCAAAACGAAGGAATGGCTGAATCAAGAGTTAGAAGCGGCCGGTGTGACACTTGAAAATGTGTTTCTCGGTCAAGTAAATTCTTATGGAGAACTGTACATCGATTTATTTGATGATCAGCTGCAGGCGCCTCCACCGCAGGAAAGGCCGTTATTGCTGGCAAACTTGAAGAAATTTGCTGCGGATATGGAAGCTTTCGCCTTAGCTACAGACTGCCAAAAAACAAAGAAAATGTATGAAAAAAATGCGGCGGATATTCAAAGGCTCATTCGGCAAACAAAGCCATATCTATCGAATTAA
- a CDS encoding helix-turn-helix transcriptional regulator, which produces MPRGEGKFLIKQRAFLKLFMIRFVEENKLYGMQAMDELKMTFKQFGYEPNHSEIYRSLHELIDDGILKRQKKLQEGAKYKEVVIYQFADYEKAKLYKKQVKTDLDRSMGLLRKALEDVY; this is translated from the coding sequence TTGCCAAGAGGTGAAGGAAAGTTCCTAATTAAGCAAAGAGCCTTTTTAAAACTTTTTATGATTCGTTTCGTAGAAGAAAATAAGTTGTATGGCATGCAGGCGATGGATGAACTGAAGATGACTTTTAAACAATTCGGCTATGAACCGAACCATTCGGAAATTTATCGGTCGCTTCATGAGTTAATTGATGATGGGATTTTAAAAAGACAGAAAAAATTGCAGGAAGGCGCCAAATATAAAGAAGTTGTCATTTATCAGTTTGCTGACTATGAAAAAGCAAAGCTTTATAAAAAGCAAGTAAAAACAGATCTCGATCGAAGCATGGGACTGTTGCGTAAAGCGCTGGAAGATGTATATTAA